Proteins from one Streptomyces genisteinicus genomic window:
- a CDS encoding macro domain-containing protein, with translation MAEIAYVRGDATAPHGKGVKVIAHVCNDLGGWGKGFVLAVSRRWPGPEAEYRRWHRGRAGNDFGLGAVQFVRVGTYVWVANMIGQRGTRTGSKGVPVRYEAIDRALDTVGAEALRLGASVHMPRIGCGLAGGTWSRVEPLIAGRLTARGVEVTVYDHDG, from the coding sequence ATGGCCGAGATCGCATACGTCCGAGGGGACGCCACCGCACCGCACGGCAAGGGCGTCAAGGTGATCGCCCATGTCTGCAACGACCTGGGCGGATGGGGCAAGGGCTTCGTCCTCGCCGTATCCCGCCGCTGGCCCGGGCCCGAGGCCGAGTACCGCCGCTGGCACCGCGGGCGCGCGGGCAACGACTTCGGTCTGGGAGCCGTCCAGTTCGTCCGGGTCGGCACGTACGTGTGGGTCGCCAACATGATCGGCCAGCGGGGCACGAGGACCGGCAGCAAGGGCGTGCCCGTGCGCTACGAGGCGATCGACCGCGCCCTGGACACGGTGGGCGCCGAGGCGCTGCGGCTGGGGGCCTCCGTGCACATGCCGCGCATCGGGTGCGGGCTCGCCGGGGGCACCTGGTCGCGCGTCGAGCCGCTGATAGCCGGGCGGCTGACCGCCCGCGGTGTCGAGGTCACGGTGTACGACCACGACGGCTGA
- the uppS gene encoding polyprenyl diphosphate synthase codes for MAHDGVPAAAGTGPRDGTPPGVPRHVACVMDGNGRWAARRSLPRTEGHRAAETTVIDVIEAARTSGVRWLSLYAFSTENWNRPPSEVDFLMRLVRGVVRKHAPLLLARGVRCRFLGVTDDRVPRELARDFDDLTTLTEANRGMTLTVAFDHGGRRDIVEAARSLIRGGARPDEVTEQSFAAHLPYPDTPDVDLVIRTSGEQRISNFMLWQVAYAEWVFPQVLWPDFRAAHFAECLHTYQRRDRRFGGVPSQPNGAPR; via the coding sequence ATGGCGCACGACGGTGTGCCGGCGGCAGCCGGCACGGGACCCCGGGACGGGACGCCGCCGGGCGTGCCCCGGCACGTGGCGTGCGTGATGGACGGCAACGGACGCTGGGCGGCCCGGCGTTCACTGCCCCGCACCGAGGGCCACCGGGCGGCGGAGACCACGGTGATCGACGTCATCGAGGCCGCGCGCACGTCGGGTGTGCGGTGGCTCAGCCTGTACGCCTTCTCCACCGAGAACTGGAACCGGCCCCCGTCCGAAGTCGACTTCCTGATGCGCCTGGTACGCGGCGTCGTGCGCAAGCACGCCCCGCTGCTGCTGGCGCGAGGGGTGCGATGCCGGTTCCTCGGCGTCACGGACGACCGCGTGCCGAGGGAGCTGGCCCGGGACTTCGACGACCTCACGACGCTCACCGAGGCCAACCGGGGCATGACCCTCACCGTGGCGTTCGACCACGGGGGCCGCCGCGACATCGTCGAGGCCGCCCGGTCGCTGATCCGCGGTGGCGCGCGCCCCGACGAGGTGACGGAACAGAGCTTCGCCGCGCACCTCCCGTACCCCGACACCCCGGACGTGGACCTCGTCATCCGCACCTCGGGCGAGCAGCGCATCTCCAACTTCATGCTCTGGCAGGTCGCGTACGCCGAGTGGGTCTTCCCCCAGGTCCTCTGGCCCGACTTCCGCGCCGCGCACTTCGCCGAGTGCCTGCACACCTACCAGCGACGGGACCGCCGCTTCGGCGGCGTGCCGTCCCAGCCGAACGGAGCACCCCGATGA